AAGGATTGCTTGAGGTGGGCTTTGACGGCTATGCCATCGGCGGCTTGTCGGTCGGCGAAGAGAAAGCGGCGATGAGGGAAGTCGTAGCAGGGATCGCGCCGCGCATGCCCGCCGACAAGCCGCGCTACCTGATGGGGGTCGGCACCCCCGAAGACATCGTCAGCGCGGTCGCCTGCGGCGTTGACATGTTCGATTGCGTCATGCCGACGCGCAACGCTCGCAACGGCCAGCTCTTTACCGGCCAGGGGCGCGTCAACGTCAAGAACGCGCGCTATAAAGATGACCCGCGCCCGCCCGACGAGATATGTCGCTGTCCGGTCTGCGCGCGTTATTCGCGGGCCTATCTGCGGCATCTGTATATGAGCGGCGAGATTCTTTATTCGACGCTCAGTTCGTTGCACAACGTCTGCTTCTACCTTGACACCATGGCGCGAATCAGGCAAGCTATCACGCTTGGCACTTTTAACGAGTTTCAACATTCTTTTCTAGAAGACCTGGCACGCGGACAGGACTGATCCTTACCACGAAGGATTTCGGTTCGCAGCCCCCGCGAGCGGAACCTCCCACTAGAAGTGCCGGACGAAAATCAATGAACATGACAACCGCTCTCGCTTATCCGCTTTTTCTTTTGCAGGGTCAACCCGGCGGCGGCAACATCCTCATGCTCCTGGCGCCATGGGTAGCGATCTTCGGCATCTTCTATTTCCTGATCATCCGCCCGCAGCAGCGCCGCCAGAAGCAGCAACAGCTGGAACGCGATCAACTGCTCAAGGCGCTCAAGCCGGGCGACAAGGTGATTACCAGCGGCGGCATCTACGGCACCATCGTCCAGGTCAAAGAGAAAGACGACACCGTGCAGCTGCGCGTCGCGCAGTCGGTGTCGATTGAAATTCTGCGCAGCTCGATTGCCGGGCTGCAATCCGCAGACGTCAAAGACGTCGAAGCCGCCAAGTGAGCGTAATCAATTTATAGGGCAACGCTGTTATGGGTAAAAATATACGCAATCGCATGCTCATCATCCTGCTGGTCACGCTGGCCGGGCTAGCGGTGATCTTCAAGCCGCACCATAAGCTGACCGTACAGGATTTCACTAGCTGGTCGCAGATCAAGCAGAACCTCGGCGAGAACATTCACCTCGGCCTCGACCTCAAGGGCGGCAGCCATCTCGTCATGCAGGTGCAGGTTGACGATGTCATCAACAAGATGACGCAGCGCAACGTCGAAGCCGCCAAGACGCGCTTGCAGCAGAAAAACCTGCCGTTTACAGACATCAAGGCGCAGGGCATCAATCAGGTCGTCGTCACCGTCCCCGACAGCTCCCGCAACGGCGACATCGTTCGCGAGATTGAAAGCGATTACGGCCAGGGCTGGACAGTGAGCGACCGCGGCAGCACAATCACCGCGACGCTCGACGAAGGCTTTGCCAACCAGTTGCGCGACCGCGCCACCGATCAGGCCAAGCAGATCATTGAAAACCGCGTCAACGCTTTCGGCGTCACCGAGCCGGTCGTCGTCCGTCAGGGTGGCGAAGGCACATACCAGATTCTCATCCAGATGCCTGGCATTGACGACACCGAGCGCGTCAAGAACACGCTCAACGCCGACTCGAATCTTGAGCTGCGGCTTGAGGCCAAGAACACCGCGGTCTATCCGACGAAAGACGCCGCCGAGCAGGCCGTCAAAGGCTTGCCGAATTCCGACCAGTACGAGGTCTTCGCCTATCGCGAGCGCACCGCCGAAGGCAGCAGCGGCGCCGAGCAGTGGGTGATCCTTGAAAAGAACATGGTCGTCAGCGGCCTGGACATGCGCGACGCCAGCGCCCGCCAGTCGGCCACCGGCAGCTCGAATTACGAGATCAGTTTTTCGCTGACGCCGAGCGGCGCGACCCGTTTTGCCGAGGTCACCGGCAAGAACATCGGCGAGTTCCTCTGCATCGTGCTGAACAACGAGGTCAAATCGCGCGCCACCATTCAAGGGCAGATTCACGATCAGGGACAGATCACCGGCGCATTCACCAAGCGGCAGGCCGAAGACCTGGCGTTGATTCTGCGCTCCGGTGCGCTGCCGGCGAAGGCGGTCTACCTTGAAGAGCGCACGGTCGGCCCTTCGTTAGGCGCAGACTCCATCCGCCAGGGCGTCACGGCATCTATCGCCGGGCTGCTTGCGGTCATCGCCTTCATGCTCTTCTACTATCGCGGCTCGGGCATCAACGCGGTGCTGGCGCTGATTCTGAACTTGATTCTGCTGCTGGCGGCGCTGGTCATCTTCGGCGCGACGCTGACGCTGCCCGGCATCGCCGGCGTGATTCTGACCATCGGCATGGCCGTTGACTCGAACGTGCTGATCTTCGAGCGCATCCGCGAAGAAATGCGCAACGGCAAGGTGGTCGCCTCGGCGGTCAAGGAAGGTTTCGGCAAAGCCTTCTTGACGATCATTGACACGCACGTGACGACGGTCGTTTCGGCCATCTTCCTGTTCGTCTTCGGCACCGGCCCGATCCGCGGCTTTGCGGCTACCCTGGTCGCCGGCCTTGTGGCGAACCTGTTCACGGCGGTCTTCGTTTCGCGCACCATCTTCATGTGGCATTTGAACCGCAAGGCGCGCGTGGAATCTTTGAGCATCTAGGGATCAGGGACCAGGGGCTAGGGACTAGGGGCCGGCGGAAACTTCCGGCCTCTAGCTCCTAGTCCCCGGTCCTCCGTCCCTCTTTTCAGAGGCATTATGGTTGAGATATTTCATAACCCGAAAATTAACTGGATCAAGGCAAAGCGGACATTCATCGGTATCACCATTTTCTTGATGCTGCTGGGGGCCGTTTCAGTTCAACTGCGCGGCTTCAACGCCGGCGTAGACTTCACCGGCGGCACGCTGATGACCGTGCGCTTCACCGAAAACCCGAGCCTCGACCGCGTCCGCGGCGCGCTCGGCAAGGTCGGCATCCCGACGGATAAGGTGACCTTGCAGCCGGTGGTCTCGCGCCCGAACGAATTGATCATCCATGCGCCGCAGCTTGAGCAGGGCAGCGAATCCGAGCGCCGCGTTGACGAAGACAAGCGGCGGATCATTCGCGGCTTGCAGAGCCTGAGCCCTGCGGGCGATGTCGCCGCGGGCCGCGTCAATATCAATTCGATTGACGCCGCAGGCGTCGAAGCCGAGCTGCGCCAGGCCGACCCGTTCAGCATCAATCAACAGGTCTTTGCGACCGCCCACCCGTACCGCCAGGTCGGTGACCAGATCATCGCCTTCCGCGACGGGCAGAACCACGGCTTCATCACCGACATCAACGCCATCCAGGGATTGACGCTCACGGCCAGCAACTATGATCAGTTCGACCAGAACCGCATCAAGCAGTTGATCCTCGACCGCTTCTACGCCGGCAAGATCGATTTGAACCTCGCCGGCACCTCGGAGATCGAGGACGCGCTGTCGCGCATCAACCCGCTCGGCACCGGCCCGGGTGACGAGACCTACAAGAACGCCGCCAAGGCGATTGCCGACTATCGCAAGAACAGCAACGGCGTCATCAACGACCTCGGCCAGGTGCCGAACCTGCCGGGCGACCTGGCGCAGAAGATGCAGCCGACCTTTATGG
This window of the Blastocatellia bacterium genome carries:
- the yajC gene encoding preprotein translocase subunit YajC, whose amino-acid sequence is MNMTTALAYPLFLLQGQPGGGNILMLLAPWVAIFGIFYFLIIRPQQRRQKQQQLERDQLLKALKPGDKVITSGGIYGTIVQVKEKDDTVQLRVAQSVSIEILRSSIAGLQSADVKDVEAAK
- the secD gene encoding protein translocase subunit SecD — translated: MGKNIRNRMLIILLVTLAGLAVIFKPHHKLTVQDFTSWSQIKQNLGENIHLGLDLKGGSHLVMQVQVDDVINKMTQRNVEAAKTRLQQKNLPFTDIKAQGINQVVVTVPDSSRNGDIVREIESDYGQGWTVSDRGSTITATLDEGFANQLRDRATDQAKQIIENRVNAFGVTEPVVVRQGGEGTYQILIQMPGIDDTERVKNTLNADSNLELRLEAKNTAVYPTKDAAEQAVKGLPNSDQYEVFAYRERTAEGSSGAEQWVILEKNMVVSGLDMRDASARQSATGSSNYEISFSLTPSGATRFAEVTGKNIGEFLCIVLNNEVKSRATIQGQIHDQGQITGAFTKRQAEDLALILRSGALPAKAVYLEERTVGPSLGADSIRQGVTASIAGLLAVIAFMLFYYRGSGINAVLALILNLILLLAALVIFGATLTLPGIAGVILTIGMAVDSNVLIFERIREEMRNGKVVASAVKEGFGKAFLTIIDTHVTTVVSAIFLFVFGTGPIRGFAATLVAGLVANLFTAVFVSRTIFMWHLNRKARVESLSI
- the secF gene encoding protein translocase subunit SecF; the encoded protein is MVEIFHNPKINWIKAKRTFIGITIFLMLLGAVSVQLRGFNAGVDFTGGTLMTVRFTENPSLDRVRGALGKVGIPTDKVTLQPVVSRPNELIIHAPQLEQGSESERRVDEDKRRIIRGLQSLSPAGDVAAGRVNINSIDAAGVEAELRQADPFSINQQVFATAHPYRQVGDQIIAFRDGQNHGFITDINAIQGLTLTASNYDQFDQNRIKQLILDRFYAGKIDLNLAGTSEIEDALSRINPLGTGPGDETYKNAAKAIADYRKNSNGVINDLGQVPNLPGDLAQKMQPTFMEGSFAVISADVVGAVVGSDLRNRAIYVTLAALAGMLVYIAFRFEWIYGVAAVLAVFHDVMITLGIFSLFQWEINLTVIAALLTLVGYSMNDTIVIFDRIRENLRFRRRDSLAQVANDSINQTLSRTVITSGLTFISVVAIVLFGGEVLRGFALALTIGIIIGTYSSIAVASPMMLWWNYWTSKKPSKTPPPNARTGERVLAKV